The Nicotiana tomentosiformis chromosome 2, ASM39032v3, whole genome shotgun sequence genome includes the window taagcgcaaagcgcaatTTAAGTGTGGCCTTTAGTAAAAAAAAGCGCAATgaaggaaaaaatatatataattcaaGAAAAGAGTAACAATTTCATTCATAATGTTCTTCTTAACAACTAATACacatatgtgcaaattatatttttttacatACTGATCGGTTTAAAATgagcctttgataacactggtaTATACCATCTTCTCTTTTCACTAAATAGAAGGTAACCTCTTAAAACATGAGACTTTTGCCAATCTGTGTGTGTACATATAATTATATCCACATAGGTTATCAGGTAAATATTAAATAAGCTAGTTGTTCAAAAATCAAACATACCGGTACACAAAGAATAGCTGTGGCAGCAGGAGGAAAAACAAGGCGTAGACCATCCATAGGATGCTTGTGATGACAACCATGAAGAAGATAATGAGCCGTGTTTGCCCTGTAATAACAAGTTGCAATTATGTAATATGTCAAAGGATAGAGTCGGAACTGTCAGGACACTAGAAGTGCAAAACTTCCTCCATCTGGAGACAGAAGAGATACAGAGAGTACTTACCAATAGCTCTTCGTCTTTATATGGAACAGGAATCGATGAAGAGTATATTCCATCAATGTCCACACAAAAATTCCAAAAACTACCATCAATGCCACCTCGGGAACAGTATGGCCCATCCAAATTGATACTGAGATACTATAGCATACAACTGGAAGCCAAATGACTGGAATTGCCCACCAAACTGTGCGAGTCAGAAACTGTTCCACAAATAAATCATTTCAATACTACTATAGATGGAGCTCCTGTCAAACAGAAGGATATTACATGGATTCTACTATAAGTACAGGATTCATTTGTCTGACAAAGGTAGATTCAGAGTGTAGCAAGTTTTCTATTTCCCTCGAGCAATTCTTACAAATGAAAGCACTTAAGTATGTCGTTCTCATTTTAGATGGTTGAGCATGGAAAATGAAAAGACTGAATAACAATAGCTATAACAATACATGGGGTACTAAAAGTGACACTGTTGAGTCTCATGGGCGAAAAGAATTAAATAAAGCAATACCTCCCAAAAATCACTTTCAAAAAATCGAGGTCCTTCCTTGCTAACAATAGGCTGATGAACCCATTCTTGATAAGCTTCTCCAAGGTGGCCAACCTGAAAACATATTCCagaagtcaaaaaaaaaaaatgaaaagcagATATCTTATTGGTATGAGACTATGAGTTAGATAAAAGAGTTATTTCTTTTTAGTTTTCCAGTTAGGGAATAATGATAGGGGCTAAAAAATTAGGTTTGACATGACAAACAGAAGTTGGATATAATACAATCACTAGAATTAATTTATTTATCTAAAATGTCAGGAAAGAGACACCTTCTCTTtgtatatctttctttatttctgCTGTCATATTTATTTCCGAGCTCTTAGGCAAGAGAAACAAACATAAGGATTTTGAGGCCTACagataacaacaacaaaccaATTGTAATCCCACATGTGGGGTCTgaggagagtagtgtgtacgcagaccttacctctaccttgtgGAGAGGGCCACAGATAGATATATGATAACAAGTTAACAACTGGGACGAGGCATTTACTTTATGAACTCAAATTATAAATAATCTTTAATTACACAAATGTAAAAGATTTAGACCATTGGTAGCAGACAAGCATGAGGAGAAAGAAACTATGAGATAAATTAATGGCAGCATTGACTATGGTTTACTCAACTGATCTTCTAAAGCAAAAATACGAAGAGCTGCAGTTTTCACCTGGAAGACGAGAGCTTTATTTAAATCCACAGTGAAGCCCTGTGCAACCATCGTGGGAGTTTGAAGCTAGTTGAGAggacacaaaaaaaaaaagaaggaaacagAATGCAATTATGTTAGGAAGCATCCAAGAGAAGATCTACTGCAAAAGGAGACGATGAAAAGTTCCACCATTTGAGTGCAACCATTTAAAGTTACTTTCTCTGATTTGAGACAATATAGGGGAAAATAAAAACCATCAAAGAAGGAGGCAATACCAAAATCAGCCATCCGACGTTGTATATTTTCTTTCTGATTAGATTTGTGTTAAACTTATACTTCCTCTTCAACTTAGAAATTGACGTCTTTCATTAACTAGTCATGTCACTGGGTACATGTATTCA containing:
- the LOC104113581 gene encoding dihydroceramide fatty acyl 2-hydroxylase FAH1-like; this translates as MVAQGFTVDLNKALVFQVGHLGEAYQEWVHQPIVSKEGPRFFESDFWEFLTRTVWWAIPVIWLPVVCYSISVSIWMGHTVPEVALMVVFGIFVWTLMEYTLHRFLFHIKTKSYWANTAHYLLHGCHHKHPMDGLRLVFPPAATAILCVPFWNLIKLMSTPSTAPALFGGGLLGYVMYDVTHYYLHHAQPTSEVPKNLKKYHLNHHFRIQTKGFGITSSFWDKVFGTLPKSKSAKSK